One Arachis hypogaea cultivar Tifrunner chromosome 18, arahy.Tifrunner.gnm2.J5K5, whole genome shotgun sequence genomic window, GTAATCCTTGGTAGCCGAAGGTGTGTCGATCATCTGGTTGTTGGCTCACTGCTTCCAGATTGAGCGTCGAGAAATGCGGCGGTTGTTGGTGCGACCCAGAACTGGATGGCCCCTGAGGTGCAAGTGGGGGCACTGGAGTCTCGTCCTCACTATCCCCTGATATGTGATCGGGCTCATCGTCCGAATCATAGTCCCGCATCGCGTCCTCATAGTGATCCGGCTCACCACTCCCAACAAGACCAGTAATCAAACTAGGAGACCTATCTGCCGGTGCTAGAACAGGTGGAGGTGCAGGTAGGAGACACCTGGGTGCAACGACAGGCATCAAAGTAGAAGCACCCCCCACCGTCGTCGACTGAGGATTTGGCGCTAAAGCCCAGGAACTGTCCACTCGGTCTTCCAACTTGGCAAACAACTCGTGTATTCTCACCTCCGAAAAACTCTGCCAACAATGAAACAACAACCCCATGTCTTCATCTGACCCTATGCAAATGTTTCATACTGCACACCACTCGACACGACCGCCATCGGAATCTTGTAGAACACCTTATTCACCGACTTGGCCCCAGCTAACCCTGCCTTCTGCAATATGTTCCTCTTCAGATCCGACAAAGTATCAGTCAAATGGATAAAAATGCTCAGCGGTTCTTTATCCGTGAACTTAACACCATGCctgttactttttttaattttaccagAACAGTGGACTAGAATCATCAAACTTTCCTCTCTATCCATTTGTAAAAGTATGAAAATGACTCTCTTCAAATAACTCACTccctgtagcggtttatgcacgTATCACAAACACACATAAACCGCGACACTCCTGTAACGGTTTATGTGATGGTTTAACGCCAACGTAATCCGCGGCACTCCTGTAACAGATTACGTTCATATTGTAAACCACAATACCTATCGCAGTTTAcataattttggaaaaaaatacaTTTCAGTATCCAGTTTGCATATGTGTAATCTAGTAATATTGGTTACCTGTTTATTTAAATGGGTAAATTGCCCTAATAACATCTTTGAAAACACTCATAGCAAACGCAAAAGATTGTGTTTAGATTACCAAAATTTGCTATAACGTGAAATCACATTGATGCACAGATTAGCTTTTGTGCTCTAAACAATTGATAATCATATATGTTGCAAGTCATCTCGATCTCGTTTGATTGACCAAACATGATTACTTTTTCTTGGAAATCGTGTTCAGACTTTTAACGCAAATGCGGAGTATTCGTTCGAACCGTGCAGCTACTTGACCAGCTGTATATCAATTATGAACGAATTAAACACTAAACCACGATTAATGGAACTCAACCTATTATGATTCCACTAAGTTTCCAGCAAAACGTCACAAAGAATAACCCTCTTGTAGTTTGAACAAAATTATTATACTTTAAGTTTGGCATCACAACATCCACCAATGATAAGTTTCAAGCATAACACACCCCACAAAATTCGTGAAGCATGCACAAATTTAAGTAACAAAACCTAATCGGCATATATTTCAGTTTCATCACAATTTCACCAATATATTGCCTCTAATTATAAGTTCATAACAAATCTTAACTAAAATCAAGCCACACAAATTTATCCTCAAAAACCTAATTCGCAGAAATTCTTCAGTTCCACTAAACCAGTATTAAgttcaaacataagataacattACTTTTCCCCCAAATTAAAAACCCTAATATCGATAATACAATTCCAAAACAGAGAAAAACTGTCTGTTTTCTCAGTACCTCCTCTGAGCACCACCGAATCCAGCGCCAGGGCGACCAAACGGGATCTGCTGAACAGGAACGGGATCGACCTGAGTGATTCCAGGGATGTCAGACATACCTAGAGACTGAAGCATGTCAATGGTTTCCTTGTCGACCTCGATGTGTTGAGTGTCAATGGCGGACACATCAGGAACGAAGTCCATGCGACGCTCCCTCTCCTCCTCTTGAAGCTTGAGGGAGATGCCTCTGACGGGTCCCTTCTGGATCCGCTTCATGAGGTGAGTGGAGAAGCCTGCGATCTTGTTGCGGAGCCTCTTGGAAGGGATGAGGGCAACTTCTTCTAGAACCTTCTTGTTGGTGTGGAAGTCAAGAGTCATGCGAGAGTAGTACCTCTCAATCACTTGGCGTGAAGATTTCTTCACTGTCTTGGTTCTCACGCGGCCCATTCTCTctctgttttttctttctttcttcttcttcttcttctgctcaACACGAGAGCGGAGAGTCGGGGGAGGCAGGGTATCATATGGGGCATTAGGGTTTTGCTAAGTTTGATCATGCTGGGCCGGGTTTAGGCCAACCCGGCTCGAATTACCTTAGTTCAGCAAAATGGAACCATTAAtaggaataaaaaataatcatgacaaaaaaacccaaaaacataatCTACATAGTTTGGATACAAAAACAAAATCTACATGGTTTGTGTatccaaaaaacacaaaaaaaaaaaaaacagctacATTTCTAGTTTTctaccaaataataataataataataatctatatCTATACTATATATATGAGAATATCTATGTCTATATTTCTATATACTTACTATATATAATGAGAATACCGGAATAATTATATGCAAAGAGTAAtactaggtagacaaaaaaaaaaacagccagaacttgccttatttagcattaattaattgtcgcaacaattaatgaatgctaaataagacaagttatggCTGTtcgattttctttggttaccaaacattttcgatATGCAAATATGATCATATGTCTAAAATAAGTCCAACTATTTTGTGTGCATTAAATACGCCATCTTTTATGAACCATTAGATTTtactatataaaaattaaaagatattatgAAAGAAGAGTATTAATTGActttataaatatagaatatattaatatatacatacataaatatattttaatatagaatattttaaaaataataaatacaatcttttactttaaaataaataaatataaaatatataaatacatacaaaaatattttttattcattaagattaattattatatagtactatttttaattacatttatattactaaaaaataattagtttattctaaaaaaaattaaaaaacatggTAATAGTTAATTTTGTTAAAACACGTTATtgtataatacaatttttttatctaaatatttgtaaacatgtattttatttaaaatattatatataatatatgaaaatgttatttttttattttttcacactTTTGAGCgaacattttttaatttctttatttacactcttaaaaaatagaaatagaaaataaacacaatttttacttttttaaataaagataaaaatttatttctaCACAACAAACAAAATCTATAAAATGAcatgaaaattatataattataatttacatttttatataattaaaacatgttcacttatttttttatttgttataaatattatTCATTGTTACTCATTTGAGATTTAACAGATACATACAATTATTATACATGAACCTATGAAAATCATAAAttagtgtatatatatgtataaaagtTCCTATCGATAAGTGCATTATATATgtaatctttaaaaataaatttttgcttatatttaaaaaaataatgttgtttattttttttattttttaagaatataaataaaaaattaaaaaatgtttgtTTCAAaagtgtgaaaaataaaaaaaaaatcaacatttttacatattatatataatattttaaaacatatattaatattaaaggtataaattttctttttctaacaaCGTTGTCGTGGTTGTGGTGCCAATTATTACAAGAACATGGAGCAAAAAAAGTAGAATAGACTATAAACTTTAAAAGTGTCAATTGTTGAAGGAGTCAAATGCTTTGATTTCAGAGGTATATAAAATTGTGGCGTTATACAGtactatttttaattacatattataaaaaattaaattattttatattacttgaaaataattaaaagattttatattatttaaaaataattagattattcattaaaaatatttattaatagttaattttattaaaaatatattattatataacataaatttttattcagatatttgtaaatatatattttattcaaaatagtagatataatattattttaacaaaattagttattatataataatatattttttaatatcactggataattttaaagcaaaaaaaaagagacaaagaCACCATTTTCTGTATAATTTATGTCAAGTTGCTTCTTATACAGTATTATTTTTAgttacatattataaaaaattaaattattttatattacttgaaaataattaaaatattttatattatttaaaaataattagattattcattaaaaaatatttgttaatagttaattttattaaaaatatattattatataacataaatttttattcaaatatttgtaAATACATATTTTCTCCaaaatagtatatataatattattttaacaaaattaattattatataataatatattttctaatattattgGATAATTTTAAAGCAAAAAAGAGAAAAGACAAAGCGGCCATTTTAATTTATGTCAAATTGTTTCACCACACTGCAATTTTATATACCTCTAAAACCATAGCATTTGGCTCCTTCAACAATTGACACCTTCAAAGTCTATAGTCTGTTCTACTTTTTTGCTCCTTatagagttaatagtcaaaatcgtccctgaaagatacctcGATCTCCATTTTTGTCcccgaaagataaaattaatcaaaattgtcCTTCAAAGATACCGTACCTGGTCACATTCGTCCTTCCGTTATCTCCGTAGCTGAGTTGGCAAACGTCCGCTGACGTGGACCGTTAACTGCCAAAGTGGCAAACGCCAAGCTGTAGCATGTTGTTGATGACAAGATAAGTCTTGTTTAAGACGTCAAATTAGTCTTTGGAGTAGATAAACCCTAATCCCAATTTCAACGATAAATACAACGTCGTGAACACTTTCGGTGGCAGTAGAGCTAAGTAGGAGCTGTAATTCTTGGCTGGCTAACTGGATGGAGATAGGAAATGGTAGTTGTGGTGGCGGTTTGTCGCATGCATCGCACGACAGTCATGGATCTAGTGCTTCGATGCGAAGGAGGAGGCTGAATTCTCATGACGGATCATGTTTCTGTGGGCTGAAGACTGTGATTAAGAAATATGGGACAGCAGAAAATCCGAATAGATTGTTCCATGCATGTCTAAGGTACCGGGTGAGTGATGTTAAAAGAAGTTAAAGTTTTTTTATCTTGTTCTATGCTGTTGGgtgttctttgattttttttgtttactccTTTCTGAAATTGTAGAAGGGCAGTCACTGCAATTATTTTAAGTgggttgatgatgatgaatttGAAGCAGTGGATGTATGTGGTACAAAGAAAGATGCAGGAACTAATATGGAGGTTGAAGGTGACTATGATGAATGGAGGGTGAAAGTGGCATGGAAGTTGGGCAGCTTTAAAGCTGAAGTTAGAGTTCTAAAACTACTAATGATTTTGATGTTTGGAGTAGTTGTTATCCTCTGTGAACATGTAATGGTGTATTGAATTTTTTGACTTGAATGGGAGTAGTTATTTGAAGTTGGAAGCAATTCCCAGTTAATTGtggataattttataaaatttggcgAAAAATTCTCTGTCGCTGTTCATATAAATTATGTTGAGgcataaacaaaatcattgttCATATGAATTATGTTGAGCCATAaacaaaataagcaacaaagtaaGTAATCTTAGTAATAACTTATCATTGAAGGCTAATTGTCACATTGTCTTAACAGAGAAATTCCACAACAAAGTTATAAAGTTCTGATGTCACCACAATACATTGTCTTTAGACTTAAATACCAtacaaaaaaataacaaacagAATGTTGTCTCATACACAAAAAGAGTCAACCACAACACATTCCTAACAAATCAAattttgtcatcattctttcttGGAGCCTTGAAGCCTGGAGTAGGCACAAAAGTCATGAAGTTGGCCAGCCTCTTAGCAGTTTCAGAACTTGTCCCTTTAATGGTCTCAGCAGAAACAACCACAGATCCAGTTGCAGTAGGCTTAGGGGAGGACGTTAACCTTGCTTTTCTTTTAATCACTTGTAACTTAGGTGGCCTAGCTACCAATTGATCCTGTATAATCCAGTACCAAATGAATTTGTTAGATGATTAGGCGAATGTAAAATTTTTTAGGAGTGAGGAGTGATGATACTACTTTTCTTGCCATTGTTTGAAGGTTCCACAACTTCAGAAGATTCTAATACCTTCA contains:
- the LOC112771117 gene encoding small ribosomal subunit protein eS17z, which translates into the protein MGRVRTKTVKKSSRQVIERYYSRMTLDFHTNKKVLEEVALIPSKRLRNKIAGFSTHLMKRIQKGPVRGISLKLQEEERERRMDFVPDVSAIDTQHIEVDKETIDMLQSLGMSDIPGITQVDPVPVQQIPFGRPGAGFGGAQRRY